From a region of the Triticum aestivum cultivar Chinese Spring chromosome 7D, IWGSC CS RefSeq v2.1, whole genome shotgun sequence genome:
- the LOC123167772 gene encoding probable flavin-containing monooxygenase 1, whose amino-acid sequence MGMEKKSVAIIGAGVSGLAACKHLLERGCRPVVFEADAVVGGVWAHTPDCTRLQTSRTMYQYTDFPWPDSVTEEYPNNHQVADYLHAYARHFGVLDCIRFGHRVAGMEYVGVAEEEVKAWEEWAGCADAFGSGDGQWRLTVADDQGHMQVHMADFVILCIGRFSNVPNIPKLPPGRGPEAFDGEVIHSIDYSKMGSKKAKEMIKGKRVTIVGYGHSALDIANECVDVNGIEKPCTMIVRTKQWIVPDFNAWGVDISNFYLTRFAELLIHKPAEGFLLSLLATILTPLRLMFSKFAESYYSIIMKKHDMVPDHSLFEGIVGCLLELAPNDHYKNLEEGSIILKKSKTFSFCKEGVLVEGEPSLVKSDIVIFGTGFNGDENIKNMFTSKYFQSISIGSASTTVPLYRECIHPNIPQLAVIGYSESYTNLHTSELRTKWLAHFMDGGFRLPNVKAMQRDVLEWEKFMKRYSRGEFRSSCIGLLNTWYKDNLCRDMGCNPRRKNGFFAELFEVYGPSDYIDLHPK is encoded by the exons ATGGGCATGGAGAAGAAGAGCGTGGCCATCATCGGCGCCGGCGTGAGCGGGCTGGCGGCCTGCAAGCACCTGCTGGAGCGTGGGTGCCGGCCAGTGGTCTTCGAGGCGGACGCCGTCGTCGGCGGTGTGTGGGCGCACACCCCGGACTGCACCAGGCTCCAGACGTCGCGGACCATGTACCAGTACACGGACTTCCCGTGGCCAGACTCCGTCACGGAGGAGTACCCCAACAACCACCAGGTCGCCGACTACCTCCACGCCTACGCCCGCCACTTCGGGGTGCTCGACTGCATCAGGTTCGGGCATCGCGTGGCCGGGATGGAGTACGTCGGCGTCGCCGAGGAGGAGGTGAAGGCGTGGGAGGAGTGGGCTGGCTGCGCTGACGCATTTGGCTCCGGCGACGGACAGTGGCGCCTCACTGTGGCCGACGACCAAGGTCACATGCAG GTACACATGGCGGACTTTGTGATTCTTTGTATTGGAAGGTTCAGCAATGTTCCCAACATACCTAAATTACCCCCTGGTAGAGGCCCGGAAGCATTTGATGGAGAAGTGATCCACTCCATTGACTACTCTAAAATGGGTAGCAAAAAAGCTAAGGAGATGATCAAGGGCAAGCGTGTGACTATTGTTGGCTATGGACACTCAGCCCTTGACATTGCTAATGAATGTGTAGATGTGAATG gTATCGAGAAACCGTGTACAATGATTGTCCGAACCAAGCAATGGATCGTACCAGACTTCAATGCTTGGGGTGTCGACATATCCAATTTCTATCTAACTCGGTTCGCTGAACTCCTTATTCACAAACCTGCTGAAGGCTTCCTCCTTAGCTTGTTAGCTACAATCTTGACTCCACTG AGGTTGATGTTTTCGAAGTTCGCTGAGAGCTACTACTCCATTATAATGAAGAAGCATGACATGGTTCCTGACCATAGTTTATTTGAGGGGATAGTGGGGTGTTTGCTTGAACTTGCACCAAACGATCATTACAAGAATCTAGAGGAAGGAAGCATCATTTTGAAGAAGTCAAAGACCTTCAGCTTTTGCAAAGAAGGTGTGCTTGTTGAAGGTGAACCTTCGTTGGTAAAGAGTGACATAGTTATCTTCGGAACAGGATTCAATGGTGATGAAAACATCAAGAACATGTTCACATCGAAATACTTCCAGAGTATTTCCATTGGCTCGGCATCCACTACTGTACCACTCTATAG GGAGTGCATACATCCTAATATTCCACAACTTGCGGTCATTGGATATTCTGAGAGCTATACAAATCTGCACACTTCAGAACTACGGACCAAGTGGCTGGCTCATTTCATGGATGGTGGATTTAGGTTACCAAATGTTAAAGCAATGCAGAGGGATGTCCTTGAATGGGAGAAGTTCATGAAGCGCTACTCTCGTGGGGAATTCCGTTCGTCATGCATTGGACTTCTTAATACCTGGTACAAAGATAACTTATGTCGGGACATGGGATGCAACCCAAGAAGGAAGAATGGTTTTTTTGCTGAACTATTTGAGGTCTATGGTCCCAGCGATTATATTGATCTTCACCCTAAGTAA
- the LOC123171483 gene encoding ent-copalyl diphosphate synthase 1, chloroplastic-like: MPFVAKRSRSDTDREKGLQTNLVRNDIQILERTEEPCELDDYCVIPGTEFEHALVDQVRMMLGSMSDGEINVSAYDTAWVALVPSLDDSDSPQFPTTLRWILDNQLPDGSWGDAALFSAYDRVINTLACVVVPTKWSLGAHKCRRGLSFLEENMWRLAEEDLESMPIGFEIAFPSLMEVAKSLGIGFPYDHHALQRIYANREVKLKRIPMEMMHRIPTSILHSLEGMPGVDWQKILRLQSSDGSFLYSPSATACALMQTGDAKCFAYIDRIVKKFNGGVPNVYPVDLFERIWAVDRLERLGISRYFKQEIKQCLDYVHRHWTDEGIGWARNSTVIDVDDTSMAFRLLRLHGYDVSPSVFEKFEKDGEFFCFAGQSTQAVTGMYNLNRASQVRFPGEDLLQRAGRFSYEFLREREAQGMIRDKWIIAKDLPGEVKYTLDFPWYASLPRVEARVYLDQYGGDNDVWIGKTLYRMPLVNNNTYLELAKRDFNRCQVQHQLEWHGLQKWFTENGLETFEVTLRDVLRVYFLVAACIFEPSRATERLAWAKVSVLANIITEYLHSDLLGNEMVERFMHVGIYEGNGNILWRKGDAKEDILVGALEQLIDLLAQEALPVGEGPMYISNLLRCAWIEWMMQQKNRQDDTCILGVVQAGSCMVPDKQTCLLLVKIIEICGGRSGEASSMINTMDGAWFIQLASSICDNLHHKMLLSEDTKRNEATMSHMDEKIEAGMQELTQNVLQAQGDGASSETKRTLLSVVRSCYYAANCPPHVLDGHVSKVIFEHVF; this comes from the exons ATGCCATTTGTCGCCAAGAGGAGTCGCAGTGATACTGATAGAGAAAAGG GGTTGCAAACGAACCTTGTCAGAAACGATATTCAGATTCTAGAACGGACTGAGGAACCATGTGAACTCGACGACTACTGTGTGATTCCCGGGACAGAGTTCGAGCATGCACTGGTCGACCAAGTGAGGATGATGCTGGGGTCGATGAGTGACGGCGAGATCAACGTCTCGGCATACGACACCGCCTGGGTCGCTCTGGTGCCGAGTCTTGATGACAGTGACAGCCCCCAGTTTCCCACCACCCTCCGGTGGATTCTTGACAACCAGCTCCCAGACGGCTCCTGGGGAGACGCTGCCCTGTTCTCCGCCTATGACCGGGTCATTAACACCCTTGCCTGTGTCGTGGTTCCAACAAAGTGGTCTCTTGGCGCTCATAAATGCAGGAGAG GGCTCTCTTTTCTGGAGGAGAACATGTGGAGGCTAGCGGAGGAAGACCTGGAGTCGATGCCCATTGGCTTCGAGATTGCGTTCCCTTCTCTCATGGAGGTGGCCAAGAGCTTGGGCATTGGGTTCCCGTATGACCACCATGCTCTGCAGCGCATATATGCCAACAGAGAAGTGAAGCTCAAGAG GATTCCGATGGAGATGATGCACAGGATTCCAACGTCGATCCTGCATTCCCTTGAAGGGATGCCCGGGGTGGACTGGCAGAAAATCCTCAGGCTCCAGTCTAGTGATGGGTCCTTCCTCTATTCTCCTTCGGCTACAGCCTGTGCTCTCATGCAAACCGGTGACGCGAAATGCTTCGCATACATCGACAGGATCGtcaagaaattcaacggaggag TTCCCAATGTTTATCCTGTCGATCTCTTTGAGCGCATCTGGGCCGTCGATCGGTTGGAGCGTCTTGGAATCTCGCGCTATTTCAAGCAAGAAATCAAACAGTGCCTGGACTATGTTCATAG GCACTGGACTGATGAGGGGATTGGCTGGGCGAGGAACTCCACTGTAATAGACGTGGATGACACATCTATGGCATTCCGGCTGCTGCGGCTACATGGATACGATGTCTCCCCGA GTGTATTTGAGAAGTTTGAGAAGGACGGGGAGTTCTTCTGTTTTGCGGGGCAATCAACGCAAGCAGTCACTGGGATGTACAACCTGAACAGGGCCTCTCAGGTAAGGTTCCCCGGAGAGGACTTGTTGCAGCGTGCAGGGAGATTCTCATATGAGTTCCTTAGAGAAAGGGAAGCCCAGGGCATGATTCGAGACAAATGGATCATTGCTAAGGATCTACCAGGCGAG GTAAAATATACACTGGACTTCCCATGGTATGCAAGCTTACCGCGTGTAGAAGCAAGAGTCTACCTAGATCAATATGGTGGTGATAATGATGTCTGGATTGGAAAGACACTCTACAG GATGCCACTTGTGAACAACAACACGTATCTTGAGTTGGCAAAGCGTGATTTCAATCGCTGCCAAGTCCAACATCAGCTAGAGTGGCATGGCCTACAAAA GTGGTTTACTGAGAATGGCCTCGAGACTTTTGAGGTGACTTTAAGAGATGTTTTGAGAGTTTATTTTCTAGTCGCCGCTTGCATTTTCGAGCCAAGCCGTGCCACCGAGCGACTTGCATGGGCCAAGGTGTCAGTGCTGGCCAACATTATTACTGAATACCTTCATAGCGATTTGTTGGGTAATGAAATGGTGGAACGGTTTATGCATGTCGGTATCTATGAAGGAAATGGTAATATATTATG GCGTAAAGGAGATGCAAAAGAGGACATTCTTGTGGGGGCACTTGAGCAGCTTATTGATTTATTGGCACAAGAGGCACTACCTGTTGGTGAAGGACCAATGTACATCAGCAATTTGTTACGCTGTGCT TGGATCGAATGGATGATGCAACAGAAAAACAGACAGGATGACACCTGCATTTTAGGTGTTGTTCAAGCAGGGTCGTGCATGGTTCCCGATAAACAAACATGTTTGCTTCTAGTCAAAATTATTGAGATTTGTGGTGGACGAAGTGGTGAAGCATCATCGATGATAAACACCATGGATGGTGCTTGGTTTATTCAACTTGCGTCCTCTATTTGTGACAACCTTCACCACAAGATGTTACTTTCTGAG GACACCAAAAGGAACGAGGCGACAATGAGCCACATGGACGAGAAAATTGAGGCGGGCATGCAGGAACTCACCCAGAACGTTCTCCAGGCGCAAGGCGATGGAGCGAGCAGCGAGACGAAGCGGACCTTGTTGAGCGTCGTGAGGAGCTGTTACTACGCCGCTAACTGCCCTCCCCATGTGTTGGATGGACATGTCTCCAAGGTCATTTTCGAACATGTGTTttga